A genomic segment from Micromonospora echinaurantiaca encodes:
- a CDS encoding acyl-CoA dehydrogenase family protein, with translation MTLHALDTARRLAPRFAARAGEHDRDGSFPVADFHDLREAGLLGLMVPRELGGLGATFAEYAAVATELARGNGATALVFNMHASVTGALGAVTEELAAALGVPDEALAARDRLLSAAARGSWYAVAMSERGAGARLSQLATVYEPVDGGYRIKGSKTFCSGAGHADGYLVAARSVADQAVVSQFLVPAGDGLTVEPSWDSLGMRATASHDLHLDVTVPADRLLGGVEGLALVVAQLMPHWLVASYAAVYVGVARAAVDAAAEHLNARNLAGLPAVRARLGRADAAVAAAQLVVEEAARRVDEAPGDAETNRWVWRAKLLAGTTAADVAASMLEAAGTSATRRGHPLERLYRDARCGSLHPATSDVCADWLGIAALGGDPDRDGSAPRW, from the coding sequence ATGACGCTGCACGCGCTGGACACGGCTCGGCGGTTGGCGCCGCGGTTCGCGGCTCGGGCGGGGGAGCACGACCGGGACGGCTCGTTCCCGGTGGCGGACTTCCACGACCTGCGGGAGGCCGGGCTGCTCGGCCTGATGGTTCCCCGTGAACTGGGCGGGCTGGGGGCCACCTTCGCCGAGTACGCGGCCGTCGCCACCGAGCTGGCCCGGGGCAACGGCGCCACCGCCCTGGTCTTCAACATGCACGCTTCGGTCACCGGCGCGCTCGGCGCGGTCACCGAGGAACTGGCCGCGGCGCTCGGTGTACCGGACGAGGCGTTGGCCGCCCGCGACCGGCTGCTCTCCGCCGCCGCCCGGGGGTCCTGGTACGCGGTGGCGATGAGCGAGCGGGGCGCCGGCGCCCGCCTCTCCCAGCTGGCCACGGTCTACGAGCCGGTCGACGGCGGCTACCGGATCAAGGGCAGCAAGACCTTCTGCTCCGGCGCCGGGCACGCGGACGGCTACCTGGTGGCCGCGCGCAGCGTCGCCGACCAGGCGGTGGTCTCCCAGTTCCTGGTCCCGGCCGGCGACGGCCTGACCGTCGAGCCGAGCTGGGACTCGCTCGGCATGCGGGCGACCGCCTCGCACGACCTGCACCTGGACGTCACCGTGCCGGCCGACCGGCTGCTCGGCGGGGTGGAGGGGTTGGCCCTGGTGGTCGCCCAGCTGATGCCGCACTGGCTGGTGGCCAGCTACGCCGCGGTCTACGTCGGGGTGGCCCGGGCGGCGGTCGACGCGGCCGCCGAGCACCTGAACGCGCGCAACCTCGCCGGCCTGCCCGCGGTCCGCGCCCGGCTCGGTCGGGCCGACGCGGCGGTGGCGGCGGCCCAGCTGGTGGTCGAGGAGGCGGCCCGCCGGGTGGACGAGGCGCCGGGCGACGCGGAGACCAACCGCTGGGTGTGGCGGGCCAAGCTGCTCGCCGGCACCACCGCGGCGGACGTGGCGGCGTCCATGCTGGAGGCGGCCGGCACCTCGGCCACCCGGCGGGGGCATCCCCTGGAGCGGCTCTACCGGGACGCCCGCTGCGGGTCGCTGCACCCGGCAACCTCCGACGTCTGCGCCGACTGGCTCGGCATCGCGGCGCTGGGCGGCGACCCGGACCGTGACGGGTCGGCGCCTCGTTGGTGA
- the radA gene encoding DNA repair protein RadA, which yields MTTSRSTSPRAGAAGRGRAAGREPRPAYECDACGHQPPKWVGRCPECGEWGSVVECTVTGPTVSGRVVSSRMPAEPARPIATISAAPARARPTGVGELDRVLGGGLVPGAVVLLAGEPGVGKSTLLLDVAQQWAAGAGSPSLVVSGEESVSQVRLRAERMGTLHDQLYLAAESDLAAVLGHLDAVKPGLLVLDSVQTISTTGTEGVPGGVTQVRAVTAALVAVAKERGIATVLVGHVTKDGQVAGPRVLEHLVDVVLHFEGDKHSSLRMVRGVKNRFGAADEVGCFEMHEGGISSLADPSGLFLTRYSEPVPGTCVTVAMEGRRALVTEVQALIGATVAGSPRRTVSGLDSARLAMVLAVLQRRTERLTLHDREVFAATVGGIRVVEPAADLAVALAVASGGLNLAIAPHLVAIGEVGLTGEVRRVGAVPRRLAEAARLGFRYALVPTGCGPESTGVTAEQLRVTEVTDVRAALQAAARVSAE from the coding sequence GTGACCACCTCCCGATCCACCTCACCGCGTGCCGGGGCGGCGGGGCGCGGCCGCGCCGCCGGCCGTGAGCCGCGCCCGGCCTACGAGTGCGACGCCTGCGGCCACCAGCCGCCCAAGTGGGTCGGGCGCTGCCCGGAGTGCGGCGAGTGGGGCTCGGTGGTCGAGTGCACGGTGACCGGCCCGACCGTCTCCGGGCGGGTGGTCAGCTCCCGGATGCCGGCCGAGCCGGCCCGGCCGATCGCCACCATCAGCGCCGCGCCCGCCCGAGCCCGGCCCACCGGGGTGGGCGAGCTCGACCGGGTGCTCGGCGGCGGCCTGGTCCCCGGCGCGGTGGTGCTGCTCGCCGGCGAGCCGGGCGTCGGCAAGTCCACCCTGCTGCTCGACGTGGCCCAGCAGTGGGCGGCCGGCGCGGGCAGCCCCTCGCTGGTGGTCAGCGGCGAGGAGTCGGTCAGCCAGGTGCGGCTGCGCGCCGAGCGGATGGGCACCCTGCACGACCAGCTCTACCTGGCCGCCGAGAGCGACCTCGCCGCGGTGCTCGGGCACCTCGACGCGGTCAAGCCGGGCCTGCTGGTGCTCGACTCCGTGCAGACCATCTCGACCACCGGCACCGAGGGCGTGCCCGGCGGGGTGACCCAGGTCCGGGCGGTGACCGCCGCCCTGGTCGCGGTGGCCAAGGAGCGTGGCATCGCCACCGTGCTGGTCGGCCACGTCACCAAGGACGGGCAGGTGGCCGGGCCCCGGGTGCTGGAGCACCTGGTCGACGTGGTGCTGCACTTCGAGGGCGACAAGCACTCCTCGCTGCGGATGGTGCGCGGCGTCAAGAACCGGTTCGGCGCCGCCGACGAGGTCGGCTGCTTCGAGATGCACGAGGGCGGCATCAGCAGCCTGGCCGACCCGTCCGGGCTCTTCCTCACCCGCTACTCCGAGCCGGTGCCGGGCACCTGCGTCACGGTGGCGATGGAGGGGCGGCGGGCGCTGGTCACCGAGGTGCAGGCGCTGATCGGCGCCACGGTCGCCGGCTCGCCCCGGCGGACGGTCTCCGGGCTCGACTCGGCCCGGCTGGCGATGGTGCTGGCGGTGCTCCAGCGGCGTACCGAGCGGCTGACCCTGCACGACCGGGAGGTCTTCGCCGCCACGGTGGGCGGCATCCGGGTGGTGGAGCCGGCGGCCGACCTGGCCGTCGCCCTCGCGGTCGCCTCCGGCGGGCTCAACCTGGCCATCGCCCCGCACCTGGTGGCGATCGGAGAGGTCGGCCTGACCGGCGAGGTCCGGCGGGTCGGGGCGGTGCCCCGGCGGCTGGCCGAGGCGGCCCGGCTGGGGTTCCGCTACGCGCTCGTGCCGACCGGCTGCGGCCCGGAGAGCACCGGCGTCACCGCGGAGCAGCTGCGCGTGACGGAGGTCACGGACGTCCGGGCGGCGCTCCAGGCGGCGGCGCGCGTCTCCGCGGAGTGA
- a CDS encoding type III polyketide synthase produces the protein MVAVPVIAGLGTAHPPSAAQDELWAGFFSRHFSGTTRALAERIFAHSGVTRRQAAVNPLLEDVSDWPTERRMRRYQVEALPLGKEAVGRALTAAGLAAGDIGLFIVCSCTGYATPGLDILLARDLGMAPETQRMFVGHMGCYAALPGLGAASDFVTARGRPALLLCAELTSLHIQPSSARVDTQQIVSHALFSDAAVAAVVVPDGRGYAVREVTSVTDTSTADHMTWDVTDTGFRMGLSPKVPQVLSTHVRGLVDDLLGRHGATLSGVDGWAVHPGGPRILNVVERELALPPAGLAASRATLDEHGNCSSPTVLLILDRLCRAAAPPQRVLMLAFGPGLTLYAALLERRD, from the coding sequence ATGGTGGCCGTGCCAGTGATCGCGGGTCTCGGTACGGCACACCCGCCGTCCGCCGCGCAGGACGAGCTGTGGGCCGGGTTCTTCTCCCGGCACTTCTCCGGCACCACCCGGGCGCTGGCGGAGCGGATCTTCGCCCACTCCGGGGTGACCCGCCGCCAGGCCGCGGTCAACCCGCTGCTGGAGGACGTCTCCGACTGGCCCACCGAACGGCGGATGCGCCGCTACCAGGTGGAGGCGCTGCCGCTGGGCAAGGAGGCGGTGGGGCGGGCGCTCACCGCGGCCGGGCTGGCCGCCGGCGACATCGGACTCTTCATCGTCTGTTCGTGCACCGGCTACGCCACCCCGGGCCTGGACATCCTGCTCGCCCGGGACCTGGGCATGGCGCCGGAGACCCAGCGGATGTTCGTCGGCCACATGGGCTGCTACGCGGCGCTGCCCGGGCTGGGCGCGGCGAGCGACTTCGTCACCGCCCGCGGCCGGCCGGCGCTGCTGCTCTGCGCCGAGCTGACCAGCCTGCACATCCAACCGTCCAGCGCCCGGGTGGACACCCAGCAGATCGTCTCGCACGCGCTCTTCTCGGACGCCGCGGTCGCCGCCGTGGTGGTGCCCGACGGCCGGGGGTACGCGGTGCGCGAGGTCACCTCGGTCACCGACACCTCGACCGCCGACCACATGACCTGGGACGTCACCGACACCGGCTTCCGGATGGGGCTCTCGCCGAAGGTGCCGCAGGTGCTCTCCACCCACGTCCGGGGCCTGGTCGATGATTTGCTGGGCCGGCACGGCGCCACCCTGTCCGGGGTGGACGGCTGGGCGGTGCACCCCGGCGGGCCCCGCATCCTGAACGTGGTGGAGCGGGAGCTGGCGCTACCGCCGGCGGGGTTGGCCGCGTCCCGGGCCACCCTGGACGAGCACGGCAACTGCTCGTCGCCGACGGTCCTGCTGATCCTGGACCGGCTGTGCCGGGCGGCGGCGCCGCCACAACGGGTGCTGATGCTGGCCTTCGGGCCGGGCCTGACCCTCTACGCCGCGCTGCTCGAACGGCGGGACTGA
- a CDS encoding UbiA family prenyltransferase: MSSTVLGLVRASHPEPAAAVTTVAGLLAVGVGHRPSGVVAVVLTVLASQLAVGWANDALDAARDATVGRTDKPVAAGAVGRRTVALAAAVAALATPALALATNPPAALCATAGLISALLYDWPLKSSPVSVLPYAVSFGSLPAFVVLALPGAPAPPVWLVAAAACLGAGAHFANVLPDFADDARTGVRGLPHRLGPAGSRVAAAGLLLAATATLVVGPPGPPSGVGLAAVAAAVVVPPLSWYGGRATARAGGRPVAAFRAVMLVALIDVVLLVSSGRVV; the protein is encoded by the coding sequence ATGTCGTCGACGGTGTTAGGGCTGGTCAGGGCGAGCCATCCGGAACCGGCCGCGGCGGTCACCACAGTGGCCGGTCTGCTGGCCGTCGGGGTCGGTCACCGACCGTCCGGAGTGGTCGCCGTGGTGCTCACGGTGCTGGCCAGCCAACTCGCGGTCGGCTGGGCCAACGACGCGCTCGACGCCGCCCGGGACGCCACGGTGGGGCGTACCGACAAGCCGGTCGCCGCGGGCGCGGTCGGCCGGCGCACGGTGGCCCTGGCCGCGGCGGTGGCCGCGCTCGCCACCCCGGCGCTGGCCCTGGCCACCAACCCGCCGGCGGCGCTCTGCGCCACCGCCGGCCTGATCTCCGCCCTGCTCTACGACTGGCCGCTGAAGTCCAGCCCGGTCTCGGTGCTGCCGTACGCGGTCTCCTTCGGGTCGCTGCCCGCCTTCGTGGTGCTGGCGCTGCCCGGCGCGCCCGCGCCGCCGGTCTGGCTGGTGGCCGCCGCGGCCTGTCTGGGCGCCGGCGCGCACTTCGCCAACGTCCTGCCCGACTTCGCCGACGACGCCCGGACCGGGGTGCGCGGGCTGCCGCACCGGCTCGGGCCGGCCGGCAGCCGGGTGGCCGCCGCCGGGCTGCTGCTCGCGGCGACGGCCACGCTGGTGGTCGGGCCGCCCGGCCCGCCGTCGGGGGTCGGCCTGGCCGCGGTGGCGGCCGCCGTCGTGGTGCCGCCGCTGAGCTGGTACGGCGGGCGCGCCACCGCCCGGGCCGGTGGCCGCCCGGTGGCCGCATTCCGGGCCGTCATGCTGGTGGCCCTGATCGACGTGGTGCTGCTGGTGAGCAGCGGGCGGGTGGTCTGA
- a CDS encoding methyltransferase domain-containing protein, with translation MRDAGRTLPRNDPRQYDDLAGEWWRPDGAFAMLHWLAEARAALVPPAPRPGALLIDLGCGAGLLAPHLAGKGYRHVGVDLTRSALAQAAEHGVTAVQGDATAVPLADGCADVVAAGELLEHVPDWRAAVAEACRLLRPGGLLVLDTLNDTALSRLLAVRIAERLPTVPRGIHDPRLFVDARALVAECERHGVRLRLRGVRPAIGGLLGWLLRRTRHGDRPAATDAGPPPRIVPTWSTAVLYQGRGTRSG, from the coding sequence ATGCGAGACGCGGGCCGCACCCTGCCACGCAACGATCCGCGCCAGTACGACGACCTGGCCGGCGAGTGGTGGCGGCCGGACGGCGCGTTCGCCATGCTGCACTGGCTGGCCGAGGCCCGGGCGGCGCTGGTACCGCCGGCGCCCCGGCCCGGCGCGCTCCTGATCGACCTGGGCTGCGGCGCCGGGCTGCTCGCCCCGCACCTGGCCGGCAAGGGCTACCGGCACGTCGGGGTGGACCTCACCCGGTCGGCCCTGGCGCAGGCCGCCGAGCACGGGGTGACGGCGGTCCAGGGGGACGCCACGGCGGTGCCGCTGGCCGACGGCTGCGCGGACGTGGTGGCCGCCGGCGAGCTGCTGGAGCACGTGCCGGACTGGCGGGCCGCGGTGGCCGAAGCGTGCCGGCTGCTCCGGCCGGGCGGCCTGCTCGTGCTGGACACCCTCAACGACACCGCGCTGAGCCGGCTGCTCGCGGTCCGGATCGCCGAGCGGCTGCCCACCGTGCCGCGCGGGATCCACGACCCACGGTTGTTCGTGGACGCCCGCGCGCTGGTGGCGGAGTGCGAGCGGCACGGCGTACGGCTGCGGCTGCGCGGCGTCCGGCCGGCGATCGGCGGCCTGCTGGGCTGGTTGCTGCGGCGGACGCGGCACGGTGACCGTCCGGCCGCGACGGACGCCGGTCCGCCGCCCCGGATCGTGCCGACCTGGTCGACGGCGGTGCTCTATCAGGGGCGTGGCACACGAAGCGGATAG